The sequence CAGCTTTTTCGATCTCTGCCAATGAAGAATCAGATTTTCCACATCTTATATTATCTTCAATAGTCCCACTAAAAAGAGTGTTTCCCTGTGGTACATAAGTTACCCATTCTCTGGTAGCTGCCGAAGCTTCATAACATCCACCCGAAGTATCTGTAAAGTACACCGTCCCTTCTGAGGGGCGAAGCAAGGCCAGGAGAAGTCTGACAAAGGTCGTTTTCCCCTCGCCGGAGTGACCAATTAATGCAACTAGTTGACCCGGCAATATTTCCGTTGTGATATTATCCAACACCGGTTCACCAGCAGAATAATAGAAGCTAACCTTATGAAAACTCACTCCCACATCTTTAAGTCTCGGAACATCATCTGAACTATTTTCCATTGGCATTGTTTCCAGTTCCATCAACCGACCTGCTGAAGCTATCATTGTAATAATCTGAGGCACAGTCCTGGCCAGTCCTACAAATGGGGTTTGAACCTGCTGTACCAATTGAAGAAATGCAGTCATGGTACCAAAGCTGATCGCCTGCTGAGAAAGCCTAACTGCCCCCCACCCAAACGCCAAAAAATATCCTGCCCAATATCCTAAGGACATTGCATTATTTGCAGCAAGGGTTATCCGATTTCGTTCAAAAATCCATTTCATGCGATTTTCATGAAGGGCTTGTAAGGAATCGTGATTGTGTTTCTCCAAACCAAAACTCTTAATAATAATGAAATTTTGAATTGCTTCTTGAATATAAGATCGATAAGAACTCTCCGATTCCTGAACCTTCACCTGAAGGTGTTTAAGCTTTCTCCCCCATAGCCGACTTAAAATTACGGTAAAAGGCCCTAATACAAAGGCCATAACTGCAAGCTTCGGTTCAAAATAAAGTAAGGTTAAAAAAGAAGCTCCTAGTTGAACCCCGAGAGCAAAAAAGCCCGGTATAACATTGACCAGACAATTTGTAATGTTATTCACGTCACTAGTCAACCGTGTTAAAAGATCTCCACTATGATACGCAGAAAGGGGTAACCATTCCGTTTTTAACAATCGGTTAAAAAAGCGTTGCCGTAAAACATTGGAAAAGGACTCCGAGATACGTACCGAAAGAAGTGATTCCCACACCACCATTAGCATACTCATAATAACAAGCCCGGCAAAAATTGCTCCCGCTATACCCGCCATATTAAGCTTAGCTTCCACGGCATAATCCACCATATTTTTCGAGGCAATAGCAGTGGCTACACTCATTAAGGCCCCTAAAACATCTATCAGTAGAATAACCGCAATACCTGGTAAAAATGCCTTAATTTCAGGCTTGATCCATCCTGCGAATTCCCATATTTTAAGTATTTCACTTTTTAGGATCATACTCTTATTTTCTCCCCACTATTTCCGGAATACCAGTATGAAGCCCCTAACCTTGAATTAATTTCCGCTGGAATCTTAAAATAAAGCCCCTGAAGGGCCGTAGATAAAGCCAAACCCTAGAAAGCACAATCCACCTAAAGTCTTGGCAGGCAATTCGATTATCTTTTCTCCATATTGCAGTTACCATCGCTACCACTTGGTAAGGATATAGTGGTCCCTCAATCCATTGTTGAGCATCACCAACCATGAAGAAACAATTCTTGTCTTTCCGAATTATTCTGTGCATAACATAGTGACCATCAGTTCTATGAACGATAGCAATGTCTCCCTTAGACAATTTCTCAAAGCTTCCTTTCGTTAATTCCACACTATCAATCCCTTCCCGCAAGAAAGGATACATACTATTGCCGGATACAGTGATTCTGGCGTTCTGACCCAGTTCAAGTATTCCTGAAATTAAAGGAAGCATGCCAGCAGCTTTGATCGTCTTTATCGGAAACATTTGTAGACCAACTCCAGCTTCTTATTATTCAATTAACTCTTTTTCCCTTATATCTTCAATAAATTCTTGCACATCCCTTTGGGCAGTCTCTGCGTCAAT comes from Desulfosporosinus meridiei DSM 13257 and encodes:
- a CDS encoding S24/S26 family peptidase is translated as MFPIKTIKAAGMLPLISGILELGQNARITVSGNSMYPFLREGIDSVELTKGSFEKLSKGDIAIVHRTDGHYVMHRIIRKDKNCFFMVGDAQQWIEGPLYPYQVVAMVTAIWRKDNRIACQDFRWIVLSRVWLYLRPFRGFILRFQRKLIQG
- a CDS encoding ABC transporter ATP-binding protein; this translates as MILKSEILKIWEFAGWIKPEIKAFLPGIAVILLIDVLGALMSVATAIASKNMVDYAVEAKLNMAGIAGAIFAGLVIMSMLMVVWESLLSVRISESFSNVLRQRFFNRLLKTEWLPLSAYHSGDLLTRLTSDVNNITNCLVNVIPGFFALGVQLGASFLTLLYFEPKLAVMAFVLGPFTVILSRLWGRKLKHLQVKVQESESSYRSYIQEAIQNFIIIKSFGLEKHNHDSLQALHENRMKWIFERNRITLAANNAMSLGYWAGYFLAFGWGAVRLSQQAISFGTMTAFLQLVQQVQTPFVGLARTVPQIITMIASAGRLMELETMPMENSSDDVPRLKDVGVSFHKVSFYYSAGEPVLDNITTEILPGQLVALIGHSGEGKTTFVRLLLALLRPSEGTVYFTDTSGGCYEASAATREWVTYVPQGNTLFSGTIEDNIRCGKSDSSLAEIEKAARAACAWSFIEELPEGLHTVIGEHGLGLSEGQAQRLAITRAFLKQAPVMILDEATSALDMETEMDVLMGIKNLGYPCTCLVITHRLTALSICSRVLRIRDGKLMEEKRMLA